In Marmota flaviventris isolate mMarFla1 chromosome 17, mMarFla1.hap1, whole genome shotgun sequence, a single genomic region encodes these proteins:
- the G6pc1 gene encoding glucose-6-phosphatase catalytic subunit 1 isoform X1 encodes MEEGMNALHDFGIQSTRYLQVNYQDSQDWFILVSVIADLRNAFYVLFPIWFHLRESVGIKLLWVAVIGDWLNLVFKWILFGQRPYWWVLDTDYYSNTSVPLIKQFPVTCETGPGSPSGHAMGTAGVYYVMVTSTLSIFRGKEKPTYRFRCLNVILWLGFWAVQLNVCLSRIYLAAHFPHQVVAGVLSGIAVAETFHHIRSIYNASLKKYFLITFFLFSFAIGFYLVLKGLGVDLLWTLEKAKRWCERPEWVHIDTTPFASLLKNLGTLFGLGLALNSSMYRESCRGSLSKWLPFRLSCIMTSLILLHLFDSLKPPSQIELIFYVLSFCKSMTVPLASVSLIPYCITRILGQSHKKSL; translated from the exons ATGGAGGAAGGAATGAATGCTCTCCATGACTTTGGGATCCAGTCAACTCGCTACCTCCAGGTGAATTACCAAGACTCCCAGGACTGGTTCATCTTAGTGTCTGTGATCGCTGACCTCAGGAATGCTTTCTATGTCCTTTTCCCCATCTGGTTCCATCTTCGAGAAAGCGTGGGCATCAAACTCCTCTGGGTTGCTGTGATTGGAGACTGGCTCAACCTCGTCTTTAAGTG GATTCTCTTTGGACAGCGCCCGTACTGGTGGGTCCTGGACACCGACTACTACAGCAACACCTCTGTACCACTGATCAAGCAGTTCCCTGTCACCTGTGAGACTGGACCAG GAAGTCCTTCTGGCCATGCCATGGGTACAGCCGGTGTATACTATGTGATGGTCACATCTACCCTCTCTATCTTTCGCGGAAAGGAAAAGCCAACATACAGATTTCG GTGCTTGAACGTCATTTTGTGGTTGGGATTCTGGGCTGTGCAACTGAATGTCTGTCTGTCACGAATCTACCTTGCTGCTCATTTCCCCCACCAGGTTGTTGCGGGAGTCTTATCAG GCATTGCTGTTGCTGAAACTTTCCACCACATCCGGAGCATCTACAATGCCAGtctcaagaaatattttctcattacCTTCTTCCTGTTCAGCTTCGCCATTGGATTTTACTTGGTgctaaaggggctgggggtggaccTCCTGTGGACTCTGGAGAAAGCCAAGAGATGGTGTGAGAGGCCAGAATGGGTCCATATTGACACTACGCCCTTTGCCAGCCTGCTCAAGAACCTGGGGACCCTCTTTGGCCTGGGCCTGGCTCTCAACTCCAGCATGTATAGGGAGAGCTGCAGGGGGAGTCTCAGCAAGTGGCTCCCTTTCCGCCTCAGCTGCATCATGACCTCCCTCATCCTCCTGCATCTCTTTGACTCTCTGAAACCCCCATCCCAAATTGAGCTGATCTTCTATGTATTGTCCTTCTGCAAGAGTATGACAGTGCCCTTGGCCTCTGTCAGTCTCATTCCCTACTGCATCACGCGCATCCTGGGCCAATCACACAAGAAGTCTTTGTAA
- the G6pc1 gene encoding glucose-6-phosphatase catalytic subunit 1 isoform X2, translating into MEEGMNALHDFGIQSTRYLQVNYQDSQDWFILVSVIADLRNAFYVLFPIWFHLRESVGIKLLWVAVIGDWLNLVFKWILFGQRPYWWVLDTDYYSNTSVPLIKQFPVTCETGPGERKANIQISVLERHFVVGILGCATECLSVTNLPCCSFPPPGCCGSLIRHCCC; encoded by the exons ATGGAGGAAGGAATGAATGCTCTCCATGACTTTGGGATCCAGTCAACTCGCTACCTCCAGGTGAATTACCAAGACTCCCAGGACTGGTTCATCTTAGTGTCTGTGATCGCTGACCTCAGGAATGCTTTCTATGTCCTTTTCCCCATCTGGTTCCATCTTCGAGAAAGCGTGGGCATCAAACTCCTCTGGGTTGCTGTGATTGGAGACTGGCTCAACCTCGTCTTTAAGTG GATTCTCTTTGGACAGCGCCCGTACTGGTGGGTCCTGGACACCGACTACTACAGCAACACCTCTGTACCACTGATCAAGCAGTTCCCTGTCACCTGTGAGACTGGACCAGGTGAGA GAAAAGCCAACATACAGATTTCG GTGCTTGAACGTCATTTTGTGGTTGGGATTCTGGGCTGTGCAACTGAATGTCTGTCTGTCACGAATCTACCTTGCTGCTCATTTCCCCCACCAGGTTGTTGCGGGAGTCTTATCAG GCATTGCTGTTGCTGA